TGGGAGGTGGTGATCGGATGGGATCGGAGTCGGAATCAGCGGGCGGCGGTCTCTTTCGATCCGGTATCGAATTCGGTTTGGGGAGCGTAGCTGGCGTTGCGGTCGATGTTGAACTGCCAGTTGAGAATCTCGTCCTTGTCGGCTCCGACGCGGCGGAAGGTGAGCGTGGCGCTGCAGGACTCGAGTCGAATGCGTTGGGGAACGCGATAGCTGATGATCTGGGAGTTGGGATCGAAGATGGCCGGGACGGTGCCGAAGCCGGCGATGCGGAGCACAATGCTTTCGGGAAGCACGGGACCGATGCGCGAGAGGTCGGCTTGCAGCACGGGGCGCCTTTCGGTGATCGTGCTGTTGGGAGCGGGCAACAGCTCGACGAGTTTTTCGCCCTTCTCATTCACGGCGTCGGTTTTGATGAACTTGCTGTCGGCAATTGCGGCGCCGAGTCCGCGGAAGCTGGTGGCCAGTTTAAAGTTGCCGTCGCTGTCGCCCAGTTGGGTGAATCGAGGGATTTCGCCGTTGGGCGTGTCCCAGGTGGTTTTTTGGGGATTGACGGTGACGGCGGCTTCATAACCGGTGTCTAGGGTGAATTTGACGACTTCTTCGTTTTTGTTTCCGTAGGGGTAGGCGAGGGTGGTGCAGGTGACGCCGAAGGTGGATTCGATCCATGTTTTCGAGTCGCCGATTTCAGCCTGAAGCCAGGCCTGATATTGTTCGGCGTTGCGACCGCGTTTGCCGAGGGCGAGGGCGTCGTGGGAGAGGGTGTGACTGCCGAGTTCACCCCCATGGGCAAGCATGTCCCTGACCTGTTCCAGGGTCATGGATCGACCGCCGGTGCCGACGAATTTTTTGTAGAGGTAGAGGACGAAGGGGTAGTTAAACTCCTTGAGGACCGGAAAGGCGTGTTCGTAGGTGCCCAGCCAGCCGTCGTCAATGGTAATGACCACGGCGTTGTCAGGGATGTTTTTTTCGCCGCGTTTCCAGGCGAGGAGGTCGGACATGGAAATGACGGGGATTTCCGCGTCTTTGAGGGCCTGCATCTGGGCGCGGAACTTCGGCACGCTGATGGTCATTTCGTTGCGTGGGATGCGGGGGGTGAAGTCGTGGTAGAGAAGCAGGGAAACGACCGAGGATTTGTTCAGTTCGAACTCGACGGCTTTGGGAACTTCAACGTCGATCGGGGTGAGCACGTCGGAGGTGGCAAGGGTGTCCTGCAAACGTTTTTCTTCTTCAGTAAGTGGGGGCTCTTCAATCTGGACGGCTTTGGGGGGTGGTTTGGGAAGGAATTGTTCAAGCTTCTCCAGGCAAGAGGTGAGCAAAAGCGGAGTGAGCAGAAGCGCGAGCCAGGATGCTCGGGAAAATCGAGGGTTGGGAAGGCTAATCTTGGGGCGTGACATGATGGCGGAAGGGCAGAAAATCGCGTTGAAGAGCGTAGCACAGCGTGGGGAGGTGGAAAGGGGAAAAGAAACTGTCTGGACTGGAGACGGTGGGGTTGGTGGATGGCGATGGCAGGATGTGAAGTGCTTGAACGAGAGGGCATTGCGGGGCGAGGATGGGAAGCGGGGAAAATTGTTGAGGGGAATGAGTGACTGGCGGCGTTTTCCTATGTAGCTTTTTCAGCGACTGTTATGATGATGATCACGAAGATGATAAAATTTGCCGCTTTCCTTTTGTTGTTTGGCATCGCCAGCGTTCAGGCGGAGTCGAAGTCATTCGAGTTCAACTTCGACGACTGGCCGGAGGGGCAGCCGAAGGAGGAGGCGTTTGTGGTGGACGGGAAGTTTTCGATCACGGCGAAGGATGGAAACAAAGCGCTGGTGGCGGAGGTGGGGGAGCTGGTGGAAGCCTGCGTGTTGTTGGGGGATTCGGCCCGGGGAAGCGCGAGCATTCAGGCCAAGGTCTTTTCAAGCAGGAAGGGGCGGAGTTTACCGAGATACAGCATCGGGGTGCATGGGCAAAGCGGGTATCGTCTGGTGGTGGCCCCGGCACAGAAGCAGTTGCAGTTGACGAAGTCTGATGAGGTGGTGAAGTCGGTGCCGTTGGAGTGGCCGAATGAGGCATGGTTTCATGTGAAACTGGAGGTGAAGCAGCTGGGGGAGAAACAATGGACAATCACGGCGAAGGCCTGGGCGGATGGGGTGGAGGAGCCGACGGAAGGGCAGATGGTTCATGAAGACGCGACGTTGCGGGGACAGGGCAAGTGTTCGTTGTGGGCGACTCCGTATTCGGGAACGCCGATCTATTTTGACGACGTGAAAATAGCGATTTCGTTGGAATGAAAGCTGCGCTTTACCCTTGGGTTGAGCACTGTTCATTCCGTTACAGGTCAGAATGCGAGAATTTCCATGACGCCTGAAGATCCTCATGAAAGCGAGCAACTGGATGCTCGCTTGAGACAGATGCTTGAGCTGGGATTGGGTCCCATCGAGACGCGTCCTACAGATCATGTGGATTTGGGTTCGGGACCAACGTCGGGAACGAGACCTTCGGTGCACTGGGATCCGCCGACGATCGAGCGCATGCAGTCGCTTTTGCCGCAATATGAGTTCATCGCTTTGATTGGTCGCGGAGGCATGGGCGCGGTCTACAAGGCAAGGCAAAAGTCTCTCGATAGGATCGTGGCGATCAAGGTGTTGCCGGGAGATATTCTGGATGAGAATGATGCAAACTTTGTGCAGCGTTTTCAGAATGAAGCGAAGACGATGGCGAGGATGAATCATCCGGCGATTGTGGATGTGTATGATTTCGGCGAGACGCGTGAGCATCTGCTCTATTTTGTGATGGAGTATGTGGAGGGGACGGACGTGGCGGATTTGGTGAAGGCGCGCGGGAAGTTGTCGCCCCAGGTGGCCTTGACGATTGCTGCACATGTGTGTGATGCATTGAGTTATGCGCACAATCGTGGGGTGATTCATCGCGACATCAAACCGGCGAACGTGCTGATTGATCGCGATGGCCAGGTGAAGGTGGCAGATTTCGGTCTGGCCAAGGCGGTGGATCAGGATGGGTTGTCGGGTTTGACGAGCACCAGAATGACGATGGGCACGCCGGATTACGCCGCGCCGGAAGCGTTGATGCTGGGGATCAGCGCGGACCATCGTGCGGATTTGTATGCGGTGGGGGTGATGCTGTATCACATGCTGACCGGCGAGATTCCGCGCGGTCGGTTCAAGGGGGCGAGCACCAAGGTGAGCAGTGATCCTCGGTTTGACGACATCATCAATCATGCGATGGAGACGGAGAGGGAGGATCGCTACCAGAGTGCTGCGGAAATCCGGCAGGACCTGGACAAGATTCTGACCGCTCCGTTGGTGAGGGAAGGTGAACTGGTGAGCACGGCGGCGATGCCGAAGTCGTTCACTTTACAGCCTTTAAAGTGGCAGACGCTGATGCCGGTGGAACCGGTTGGGACCGCTGAGGGGCATTCCGTGCTTCCGAGCAAGAAGGCGTCACGCAAAGTGTTGATGGCAGGTGGGTTAGTGGTGGCTT
This is a stretch of genomic DNA from Phragmitibacter flavus. It encodes these proteins:
- a CDS encoding polysaccharide deacetylase family protein, which encodes MLTSCLEKLEQFLPKPPPKAVQIEEPPLTEEEKRLQDTLATSDVLTPIDVEVPKAVEFELNKSSVVSLLLYHDFTPRIPRNEMTISVPKFRAQMQALKDAEIPVISMSDLLAWKRGEKNIPDNAVVITIDDGWLGTYEHAFPVLKEFNYPFVLYLYKKFVGTGGRSMTLEQVRDMLAHGGELGSHTLSHDALALGKRGRNAEQYQAWLQAEIGDSKTWIESTFGVTCTTLAYPYGNKNEEVVKFTLDTGYEAAVTVNPQKTTWDTPNGEIPRFTQLGDSDGNFKLATSFRGLGAAIADSKFIKTDAVNEKGEKLVELLPAPNSTITERRPVLQADLSRIGPVLPESIVLRIAGFGTVPAIFDPNSQIISYRVPQRIRLESCSATLTFRRVGADKDEILNWQFNIDRNASYAPQTEFDTGSKETAAR